A genomic segment from Verrucomicrobiia bacterium encodes:
- a CDS encoding neutral/alkaline non-lysosomal ceramidase N-terminal domain-containing protein — MKIIACLILSFSLAITAFSSDYQAGVGRADITPKEPIWLAGYASRNKPSEGIDQKLNVKALALKDAAGALTVIVCADTIGTAREFTDRIAGRLAEKHKLPRERFLFAASHSHNTPVIYGNLKDMYGLEGENLAVVKRYTQFFEDQAVAAAEQALNSLEPVKLKYAEGNAGFAGNRREFGPAGVKFGINATGAVEHSVPVLRIEKPDGSLKSILLGYACHCTTPGQEYKVSGDWAGYAQEYLELTYPGASALFITGCGADANPNPRGSFHYARQHGLALAGSVARVLNEPMKEVKGNITAKLTNVDLPIGTPPGKAYYEVMLTNKAPAVQRYAQRHIGMMERNEPFMKSYPCPVQVFRFGNDLTMISLGGEVVVDYTHRLKRELPQEKLWVSAYCNDVFAYVPSMRILTEGGYEADFNLIYYSIPYRFTPQVEDILVKAIKGMVTETATK; from the coding sequence ATGAAAATCATCGCCTGTTTGATCCTGAGTTTTTCACTGGCTATCACGGCTTTTTCTTCTGATTACCAAGCTGGTGTGGGCCGGGCGGACATCACGCCGAAGGAACCGATCTGGCTCGCGGGTTATGCGAGTCGAAACAAACCATCCGAGGGCATCGACCAGAAACTGAACGTGAAGGCGCTAGCGTTGAAAGATGCTGCAGGAGCGCTCACGGTCATCGTCTGTGCGGATACGATCGGGACAGCGCGGGAATTCACCGACAGAATCGCAGGACGTTTGGCGGAGAAGCATAAGCTTCCGCGCGAACGGTTTCTTTTCGCCGCCTCGCACAGCCACAACACACCGGTGATCTACGGCAACTTGAAAGATATGTATGGGCTGGAAGGTGAGAATCTGGCCGTAGTGAAGCGTTACACGCAGTTCTTTGAGGATCAGGCCGTGGCTGCAGCAGAACAGGCGTTGAATTCTTTGGAGCCAGTAAAGCTGAAATACGCGGAAGGGAATGCGGGGTTCGCGGGGAATCGCCGTGAGTTTGGTCCGGCGGGGGTTAAGTTCGGCATCAACGCGACCGGTGCGGTGGAACATTCGGTGCCGGTGCTGCGAATTGAAAAGCCGGACGGCTCGCTGAAATCCATTTTGCTCGGTTATGCCTGCCATTGCACGACGCCGGGGCAGGAATACAAAGTCTCGGGCGATTGGGCGGGCTATGCGCAGGAATATCTGGAGCTGACATATCCCGGCGCGAGCGCGCTGTTCATCACCGGTTGCGGTGCAGATGCGAATCCAAATCCGCGTGGGTCATTTCACTACGCACGCCAGCATGGACTGGCCTTGGCCGGTTCTGTTGCCCGTGTGCTCAATGAACCGATGAAGGAAGTGAAAGGGAACATCACCGCCAAGCTGACGAATGTGGATCTGCCCATCGGCACGCCTCCGGGCAAGGCTTACTACGAAGTGATGCTCACGAACAAAGCGCCTGCCGTTCAACGCTATGCGCAGCGGCACATTGGGATGATGGAGCGCAACGAGCCGTTCATGAAATCGTATCCATGTCCGGTGCAAGTGTTCCGCTTCGGCAACGATCTCACGATGATCTCGCTCGGTGGTGAGGTGGTGGTGGATTACACGCATCGTTTGAAGCGCGAGTTGCCGCAGGAGAAGCTGTGGGTGTCTGCCTATTGCAACGACGTCTTCGCCTACGTGCCATCCATGCGGATCCTGACGGAAGGCGGTTACGAGGCGGACTTCAACCTGATCTATTACAGCATTCCTTACCGCTTCACACCACAGGTGGAGGATATTTTGGTAAAGGCGATCAAGGGGATGGTGACGGAAACGGCTACGAAGTAA
- the chrA gene encoding chromate efflux transporter, translating to MSNVDNSGNETKVVLSEPPRPPTFAEAFRFWLKLGFISFGGPTGQIAIMHTELVEKRRWISDSRFLHALNYCMLLPGPEAQQLATYIGWLLHRTWGGIVAGALFVLPSMFILWALSFVYVQYGKVPWIEAIFYGLKPAVLAIVMAAVIRIGQKVLKNNVMWALATVAFIGIFFLHVPFPVIIAGAATVGYFGGKYWRDKFLILKGHASKKDGKTALISDESSTPDHAKPSLARALKVCAVCLALWWTPVLLLGVSLGWDHTLVKQGLFFSKAAMVTFGGAYAVLPYVSQQAVENYQWLTAGQMLDGLGLAETTPGPLIMVLQFVGFLGGWNQPGTLSPMMGATLGAFITTWVTFLPCFLWIFLGAPHIEQLRGKDSLTASLSAVTAAVVGVILNLAVWLGLHVLFPAPQTVDWFAVVVSLVTFVGMVKWKWDIIPVVLGAGMMGVIYKLLLGM from the coding sequence ATGAGCAACGTGGATAACAGCGGCAATGAAACGAAGGTGGTACTCAGTGAGCCGCCACGGCCGCCGACTTTTGCAGAGGCGTTCCGGTTTTGGCTCAAGCTCGGCTTCATCAGTTTCGGCGGGCCTACGGGACAAATCGCCATCATGCACACTGAGCTGGTGGAGAAGCGGCGCTGGATCAGCGATAGCCGGTTCCTGCACGCGTTGAATTATTGCATGCTGCTGCCGGGGCCGGAGGCGCAGCAGCTTGCTACTTACATTGGCTGGCTGTTGCATCGCACCTGGGGTGGCATCGTGGCGGGGGCGCTGTTTGTGCTGCCGTCCATGTTCATCTTATGGGCGTTGAGTTTTGTTTATGTGCAGTACGGAAAAGTGCCGTGGATCGAGGCGATTTTTTACGGACTGAAACCGGCGGTGCTGGCGATCGTGATGGCGGCGGTCATCCGCATCGGGCAGAAGGTGTTGAAGAATAATGTCATGTGGGCGCTGGCGACGGTGGCGTTCATCGGCATCTTTTTTCTGCATGTGCCGTTTCCGGTCATCATCGCGGGAGCGGCGACTGTGGGTTACTTCGGTGGGAAATATTGGCGGGATAAGTTTCTAATCTTGAAGGGGCATGCCAGCAAGAAGGACGGAAAGACCGCGCTTATCAGTGATGAATCTTCCACACCTGACCACGCGAAACCTTCACTCGCGCGGGCGCTCAAGGTTTGCGCGGTTTGTCTCGCGCTGTGGTGGACACCGGTGTTGCTGCTCGGTGTGAGCTTGGGCTGGGATCACACTCTGGTGAAACAAGGGCTCTTCTTCAGCAAAGCTGCGATGGTCACCTTCGGTGGTGCTTATGCGGTGCTGCCGTATGTCTCGCAGCAGGCGGTGGAAAATTACCAATGGCTCACGGCGGGGCAGATGCTGGATGGATTGGGCCTCGCTGAGACGACCCCGGGACCGCTGATCATGGTGCTGCAGTTCGTCGGGTTTCTCGGCGGTTGGAATCAACCGGGAACATTATCACCTATGATGGGAGCAACACTGGGCGCTTTCATCACCACATGGGTGACATTCCTGCCGTGCTTCCTTTGGATCTTTCTTGGTGCGCCGCACATCGAGCAATTACGTGGCAAGGATAGCCTCACCGCATCTCTCTCCGCCGTAACAGCCGCTGTGGTCGGTGTGATCCTGAATCTCGCCGTGTGGCTGGGATTGCACGTGCTTTTTCCTGCGCCGCAAACGGTGGATTGGTTTGCGGTGGTGGTAAGCCTCGTGACGTTCGTGGGGATGGTGAAGTGGAAATGGGACATCATCCCCGTGGTGCTGGGTGCGGGGATGATGGGTGTAATCTACAAGCTGCTGCTAGGGATGTGA
- the ruvB gene encoding Holliday junction branch migration DNA helicase RuvB: protein MAERMISDVLTKPDAALEMTLRPSLFSDFTGQAKVKERLEIGVTAAKQRGEAIDHILLSGPPGLGKTTLANIIAKAMGTSLKATSGPTIEKAADLAGLLTNLEEGDVLFIDEIHRLQKTIEEYLYPAMEDFKLDIIIDQGPNARSVRLNLPRFTLIGATTRSGLLTSPLLTRFGIKERLDYYNADQLQKIVVRAANLLNIAIEDTGALEIARRSRGTPRIAGNLLRRVRDYAQVKGDGRITQDIAHRALAMLEIDEHGLDEMDKRILETIVVKFSGGPVGVNSLAVAVGEEADTLEEVYEPYLIMEGYLNRTPQGRIVTELGYRRLGLKAINSGQSRLL, encoded by the coding sequence ATGGCTGAACGGATGATTTCGGATGTATTGACCAAGCCGGACGCAGCGTTGGAGATGACGTTGCGGCCTTCGCTTTTTTCCGATTTCACCGGCCAAGCCAAGGTGAAGGAGCGTCTGGAGATCGGTGTCACTGCCGCCAAGCAACGGGGCGAAGCCATCGACCACATCCTCCTCAGCGGGCCTCCGGGCCTCGGCAAGACCACGCTCGCGAACATCATCGCCAAGGCGATGGGCACGAGCTTGAAGGCGACGAGTGGCCCGACGATCGAAAAGGCTGCCGATCTCGCTGGTCTGCTCACGAATCTCGAAGAAGGCGACGTGCTGTTCATCGATGAGATTCATCGCCTGCAAAAGACCATCGAGGAATATCTCTATCCGGCGATGGAGGATTTCAAACTCGATATCATCATCGACCAAGGCCCCAACGCCCGCAGTGTGCGTCTGAACCTGCCACGCTTCACCTTGATCGGTGCCACCACCCGCAGCGGCTTGCTCACGTCACCTTTGCTCACGCGCTTTGGTATCAAGGAACGCCTTGATTACTACAATGCCGATCAGCTTCAGAAGATCGTCGTGCGTGCGGCGAACCTGTTGAACATCGCGATCGAAGATACCGGGGCCTTGGAGATCGCGCGTCGCAGTCGTGGCACACCACGTATCGCGGGTAACTTATTGCGGCGTGTGCGGGATTACGCACAGGTGAAAGGCGATGGCCGCATCACTCAAGACATCGCCCATCGTGCTCTCGCCATGCTGGAGATCGATGAGCATGGGCTCGATGAGATGGACAAGCGCATCCTCGAAACCATCGTGGTGAAGTTCAGCGGCGGTCCGGTGGGTGTGAATTCTCTCGCAGTGGCGGTGGGCGAAGAAGCGGATACGCTCGAAGAAGTGTACGAGCCTTACCTCATCATGGAAGGCTACCTGAATCGCACGCCGCAAGGGCGCATCGTCACAGAATTGGGCTATCGACGGTTGGGCTTGAAGGCGATTAACAGCGGGCAATCCCGATTGTTGTAA
- a CDS encoding DoxX family protein: MNQSADPKQSTRQRARYFLAVFFFIAGLNHFLNPRPYLAMMPESLPAHEALNIISGLAEMMGAIGVLIPSVRRLTGWCLIVLLVVIFPANINVALNGWEGVSIPQWALWARLPLQFALIYWVYFACLLPKQMSGKH; encoded by the coding sequence GTGAACCAGTCCGCTGATCCCAAACAAAGCACACGTCAGCGCGCCCGTTATTTTCTCGCTGTATTCTTTTTCATCGCCGGGCTGAATCACTTCCTAAATCCCCGACCTTATCTCGCGATGATGCCCGAGTCTCTGCCTGCACATGAAGCATTGAACATTATCAGTGGGCTGGCAGAGATGATGGGAGCTATCGGTGTGCTCATCCCTTCCGTGCGCCGCCTCACCGGCTGGTGCCTTATCGTACTGCTGGTGGTCATTTTCCCGGCGAACATCAACGTCGCCTTGAACGGCTGGGAAGGTGTCTCCATTCCGCAATGGGCGCTGTGGGCACGGTTGCCTCTGCAGTTTGCGCTGATTTACTGGGTCTACTTCGCGTGTTTGTTGCCGAAGCAGATGTCAGGAAAGCATTGA
- a CDS encoding ferredoxin, protein MASPELRLPENAPGPFYVTSECIDCDLCREVAPSIYRRNEEVGTTVVYHQPVNAEERALAIEGMDGCPVEAIGCTEPITQPA, encoded by the coding sequence ATGGCTTCACCAGAACTGCGGTTGCCGGAGAATGCACCCGGACCATTCTATGTAACAAGCGAGTGCATCGACTGCGACTTGTGTCGTGAAGTGGCTCCGTCGATTTATCGGCGCAACGAAGAAGTAGGCACCACCGTCGTTTATCATCAACCTGTGAATGCCGAAGAACGCGCCTTGGCTATCGAAGGCATGGACGGCTGCCCCGTCGAAGCCATCGGTTGTACCGAACCGATCACTCAACCTGCTTGA
- the tnpA gene encoding IS200/IS605 family transposase: MPQSLAKIYIHLIFSTKNRERMISDSIRKELHEYMGGILNGHGCIPVEINSEPDHAHILFLMTRTETLSEVVGQLKKSSNDWLKRTSSEYAQFYWQGGYAAFSVSKSQVEEVRQYIRNQREHNQVKSFQDELRAFFKAYEMEYDERYVWE, from the coding sequence ATGCCACAATCGCTCGCCAAGATTTACATCCATCTGATTTTCTCCACCAAAAATCGCGAGCGAATGATTTCCGACTCAATTCGTAAAGAACTACACGAATATATGGGCGGCATCTTGAACGGACATGGATGTATACCCGTGGAGATCAATTCCGAACCTGATCACGCCCACATCTTATTCCTTATGACCCGCACCGAAACATTGAGCGAGGTAGTCGGCCAGTTGAAGAAAAGTTCGAACGATTGGCTAAAAAGAACTTCATCCGAATATGCTCAATTTTACTGGCAAGGCGGCTACGCAGCATTCTCTGTCAGCAAATCGCAAGTTGAAGAAGTGCGTCAGTATATCAGGAATCAAAGAGAACATAATCAGGTGAAATCTTTTCAGGATGAATTGCGGGCGTTCTTCAAAGCATACGAAATGGAATATGATGAACGCTATGTCTGGGAGTGA
- a CDS encoding PQQ-binding-like beta-propeller repeat protein → MPMRLVTGLFAVALLARSAFADSDWPKFLGQGQPGHAQGKNIPIEFGEDKNVRWKVAIPGEGWSSPMVLGKQIWMATATDEGKSLRAICVERESGKLLHNIELFQVAAPAPKHALNSHASPTPALEEGRAYFAFGMYGAACVDTKTGKILWKNARLPHDHGGNGPGSSPILYKNLFILNCDGTELRYVVALDKNTGKQVWKTDRSNDMSTAHPQKRKAYATPAIINVNGQDQLVSPGGFRLSSYEPLTGKEIWWSDVPGYSNVQPPVYENGLIYVSSCFDKAQLWVIKPDGKGDVTTSHLAWKYLKGVPSKPTPIVIGKELYLVSDDGIVTCLDAIAGTEIWKERIGGAYSATPLHVDGRLYLFSHAGDITVLQPGRELKILAKSKLGDGFMSSPAVVDDALILRSKTHLYRIQK, encoded by the coding sequence ATGCCTATGCGCCTTGTCACCGGACTCTTTGCTGTCGCCCTACTCGCTCGAAGTGCCTTTGCAGATTCTGACTGGCCGAAGTTTCTAGGCCAAGGCCAACCAGGTCATGCGCAGGGTAAGAATATTCCCATAGAGTTCGGTGAAGATAAAAACGTGCGCTGGAAAGTGGCGATTCCGGGTGAAGGCTGGTCCTCCCCCATGGTCTTGGGAAAACAGATCTGGATGGCTACGGCCACGGATGAAGGGAAATCTCTCCGCGCCATCTGCGTGGAACGTGAGAGCGGAAAGCTGCTGCATAATATCGAACTTTTTCAGGTAGCTGCCCCTGCCCCTAAACACGCGCTGAATAGCCACGCGTCACCCACACCTGCATTGGAAGAAGGCCGCGCTTATTTCGCCTTTGGCATGTATGGGGCCGCATGTGTTGATACCAAGACTGGCAAGATTCTCTGGAAGAATGCACGGCTCCCACACGATCACGGCGGCAATGGTCCGGGCAGTTCACCGATTCTGTACAAGAACCTGTTCATCCTGAATTGCGACGGCACAGAGCTTCGCTACGTCGTGGCGTTGGACAAAAACACCGGCAAGCAGGTGTGGAAGACGGATCGCTCGAACGACATGAGTACGGCGCATCCGCAGAAGCGCAAAGCCTACGCCACGCCCGCGATCATAAACGTGAACGGCCAGGACCAGCTCGTGAGCCCCGGTGGCTTCCGCCTCAGCAGCTACGAACCGCTCACCGGCAAAGAGATATGGTGGTCCGATGTCCCCGGCTACTCCAACGTGCAACCGCCCGTTTATGAAAACGGCCTCATCTACGTCTCCTCCTGTTTTGACAAAGCTCAACTCTGGGTCATCAAGCCCGATGGCAAAGGCGACGTGACCACCTCGCACCTCGCCTGGAAATACCTAAAAGGCGTGCCGAGCAAACCCACACCCATCGTCATCGGCAAAGAACTCTACCTCGTCTCCGATGATGGCATCGTCACCTGCCTCGATGCGATCGCTGGCACGGAGATCTGGAAAGAACGCATCGGCGGTGCCTACTCCGCCACGCCCCTCCATGTCGATGGCCGCCTCTACCTCTTCAGTCACGCGGGCGACATCACCGTCCTCCAACCCGGCCGCGAATTGAAGATTCTCGCCAAGAGCAAGCTCGGTGACGGCTTCATGTCTTCCCCCGCCGTGGTGGATGATGCGCTGATCCTCCGTAGCAAAACGCATCTGTATCGGATACAGAAGTGA
- a CDS encoding GNAT family N-acetyltransferase — protein MLSYSTDAKISLEQFRDVLSRCALGVRRPLSDDACLQGMLDHTDLTATCWDGDKLVGIARSVTDFHYCCYLSDLAVDETYQKQGIGRELIALTQSKLGPRCSLILLSAPAAVSYYPHIGFEHHPQAWLLARDKRVIRRA, from the coding sequence ATGCTGAGCTATTCCACGGACGCTAAAATCTCTCTCGAACAGTTCCGCGATGTTTTGAGCCGTTGCGCGCTCGGTGTTCGCCGCCCGCTCAGCGACGATGCCTGTCTGCAAGGGATGCTGGACCACACCGACCTCACCGCAACGTGCTGGGATGGCGACAAGCTTGTAGGTATCGCACGCTCCGTCACCGATTTTCACTACTGCTGTTACCTCTCGGACTTGGCAGTGGATGAAACGTATCAGAAACAAGGCATCGGTCGTGAATTGATCGCTCTCACGCAGAGCAAGCTCGGTCCTCGCTGCTCGCTCATATTGCTCTCGGCTCCCGCAGCGGTCAGTTACTACCCTCACATCGGCTTCGAGCATCATCCGCAAGCATGGCTCTTGGCACGGGATAAGCGAGTGATTCGACGCGCTTAG
- a CDS encoding prepilin-type N-terminal cleavage/methylation domain-containing protein, with protein MCINRHRKVRGMTLVEMMVAIGIGGIVLAAFASLSFYTARSLAAMSNYADLDRQSRNALDQMTLKIRSAERLTSFSTNEVLFLYQGETLKYTFNPSAKTLSETSGTQTRVLLEDCDQLQFSMFQRNVISNSFTQVPTPTSDEAKSIIVTWTCSRSLLGNLINSESVQSARIVIRNNP; from the coding sequence ATGTGTATTAACCGTCATCGCAAGGTCCGGGGCATGACGCTGGTCGAGATGATGGTGGCCATCGGCATCGGCGGCATCGTGCTCGCCGCCTTCGCCTCCCTCAGTTTTTACACCGCGCGGAGTCTGGCCGCCATGAGCAATTATGCAGACTTGGACAGACAGAGCCGCAATGCTCTTGACCAGATGACGCTGAAAATCCGTTCTGCGGAAAGGTTGACCTCTTTCAGCACTAATGAAGTGTTGTTTCTCTACCAAGGTGAAACCCTCAAATACACCTTTAACCCATCCGCCAAAACGCTGAGCGAAACTTCCGGAACGCAAACCAGAGTCCTGTTGGAGGATTGCGATCAGCTTCAGTTCAGCATGTTCCAACGGAACGTCATCAGCAACTCCTTCACCCAGGTGCCTACGCCCACAAGTGATGAAGCGAAATCCATCATCGTCACTTGGACCTGTTCCCGTTCACTGCTCGGCAATCTGATCAATTCTGAAAGCGTTCAGTCGGCGCGCATCGTCATCCGTAACAATCCTTAG
- a CDS encoding response regulator transcription factor, translating to MAIVRRGDGLLSNPVNFFAIMETVSEKIRVLVADDQPMVRVGLRAMLALFPKLDLVGDASSGKEAVLQATRLHPDIVLLDVQMPDGPAFEACRSIVALNKGIRVIFLTSFADDDVVFEAISAGAAGFLLKDSSGDDVVHAINQVMTGGSVVAPSITHHLIMRIKRGAEKAPAAGFDALTFQEKRVLVLVSQGKTNKEIGAEMSLSPKTVNNYLSSLLDKLALKRRSQAAAFYARSVHDATNKALRE from the coding sequence ATGGCCATTGTAAGGAGGGGCGACGGTTTATTATCTAACCCCGTCAATTTCTTTGCAATCATGGAGACGGTTTCGGAAAAAATCCGTGTTTTGGTGGCAGATGACCAGCCTATGGTCCGTGTGGGACTTAGAGCCATGCTGGCTTTATTCCCGAAGCTCGATCTCGTCGGCGATGCTTCCAGTGGTAAGGAAGCGGTTTTACAAGCAACCCGTTTACACCCGGATATCGTCCTGCTGGATGTGCAGATGCCTGATGGACCTGCGTTTGAAGCCTGTCGCAGCATAGTAGCACTGAACAAAGGGATCCGGGTGATATTCCTCACTTCCTTTGCGGATGATGACGTGGTTTTCGAGGCCATTTCTGCGGGCGCTGCCGGGTTTCTGCTAAAAGACTCTTCCGGTGATGATGTCGTGCATGCCATCAACCAGGTCATGACCGGAGGTTCTGTGGTGGCGCCATCCATCACGCATCACCTGATAATGCGAATCAAAAGAGGAGCCGAAAAAGCGCCAGCCGCAGGATTCGATGCACTTACTTTTCAGGAAAAACGGGTACTAGTGCTGGTGTCCCAAGGAAAGACGAACAAGGAAATCGGTGCCGAAATGTCCCTTAGTCCTAAAACAGTAAATAATTATTTGAGCAGCCTGCTGGACAAATTGGCCCTAAAAAGGCGCTCACAAGCCGCTGCCTTCTACGCCCGGAGCGTTCATGACGCCACCAACAAGGCCCTACGCGAGTAG
- a CDS encoding prepilin-type N-terminal cleavage/methylation domain-containing protein: MNLSSLARQCRVARAQAFTLIEVMISMTVVVMMFVSLYAGITQGLAVISSARENMRATQIIIEKIELLRLYSWDEITTPGYIPMAFAERLMPSSITNASSVAANVDALSTPGGEGTIFVGTIELATPSIAAGYNDNLRLATLTVAWTNGNIRRSRTMQTLVAQQGLHDYVY; encoded by the coding sequence ATGAACCTCAGTTCGCTAGCCAGACAATGCCGTGTTGCCCGTGCTCAGGCGTTCACGCTGATTGAAGTCATGATTTCCATGACTGTAGTGGTCATGATGTTTGTCAGCCTGTATGCAGGCATCACGCAAGGTCTCGCTGTGATATCCAGCGCGCGGGAAAACATGCGGGCCACGCAGATCATTATCGAAAAGATCGAGCTGCTGCGCCTGTATTCGTGGGATGAGATCACCACACCAGGCTACATTCCTATGGCTTTTGCCGAGCGGTTGATGCCCAGTTCCATCACCAATGCCTCCTCCGTCGCAGCAAATGTGGATGCCCTCTCCACGCCAGGCGGTGAGGGCACTATATTCGTTGGCACCATCGAGCTTGCCACGCCTTCTATAGCCGCTGGTTACAACGACAACTTGCGGCTCGCCACCCTGACTGTGGCCTGGACAAACGGCAATATCCGGCGCTCGCGCACGATGCAAACCTTGGTGGCCCAACAGGGCCTGCACGATTATGTGTATTAA
- a CDS encoding LysR family transcriptional regulator has protein sequence MHEYLNQHPFDLYDLSLFQLVAETGSFTQAAQKAGLTQSAVTRQIRGMEEQLGVALFERTTRRVHLTAAGELLWKRSREIMHSTESLVHELQQAFQLVPQTLRIGVARSIGLAYLPGYFFSFQRKFPNVQLHVTQQSSNEIIAALEARTLDAGLLCPPRRLPRGLEITHRFIDEFTLITPPGFSMTKAGKHLTLREAKKLLQGQRWLMLDPNGNTGRLLNLWLEKQNWPLEPAMELDSFDTIVNLVSLGLGVSLVPHRVLPLYEKRRAVRRILIKPMFERELAVVVRKGLPRAEPLEAFIQNVLF, from the coding sequence ATGCATGAATATCTGAATCAGCATCCTTTCGATCTCTACGATTTGAGCCTGTTCCAGCTCGTGGCGGAAACGGGGAGTTTCACGCAGGCAGCGCAGAAGGCGGGGTTGACGCAGAGTGCAGTCACACGACAGATCCGGGGGATGGAGGAGCAGTTGGGCGTGGCACTCTTCGAGCGGACGACGCGACGCGTGCATCTCACGGCAGCGGGAGAATTGTTGTGGAAACGGTCGCGAGAGATCATGCATTCCACGGAGAGTCTGGTGCATGAATTGCAGCAGGCGTTTCAATTGGTGCCACAGACCTTGCGCATCGGGGTGGCACGCAGCATCGGGCTGGCATATCTGCCGGGTTATTTCTTTTCGTTTCAACGGAAGTTTCCGAACGTGCAGTTGCACGTTACCCAGCAGTCGAGCAACGAGATCATTGCTGCGCTAGAAGCAAGGACATTGGATGCGGGATTATTGTGTCCGCCAAGACGGTTGCCGCGCGGGTTAGAGATAACGCATCGTTTTATCGATGAGTTCACGTTGATCACACCACCGGGTTTTTCGATGACGAAGGCGGGGAAGCATCTCACATTACGTGAGGCCAAGAAGTTACTGCAAGGCCAGCGGTGGTTGATGCTGGATCCGAATGGAAACACAGGCCGGCTGCTAAATCTCTGGCTGGAGAAACAGAACTGGCCGCTGGAGCCTGCGATGGAGTTAGACAGCTTTGATACGATAGTGAATCTCGTCTCGTTAGGGTTGGGCGTAAGTCTGGTGCCGCACCGTGTCTTGCCTCTGTATGAGAAACGCCGTGCAGTCCGTCGCATTCTGATCAAGCCGATGTTTGAGCGGGAACTGGCGGTGGTGGTGAGGAAAGGATTGCCAAGGGCAGAGCCGTTGGAGGCGTTTATCCAGAATGTGTTGTTTTGA
- a CDS encoding Gfo/Idh/MocA family oxidoreductase — MSSPSLNRRQFVKQTAALGAIAVATPNLLLGQAKGANARVRVGIMGLGRGRAHIAGYLGVPNVEIAYLCDVDSAKLAAVAKDLEKFQSSKPKTVTDFREILNDPEIDAISIAAPNYWHTPAAILACKAGKHVYVEKPGSHNAHEAGLIVAAARKYNRNVQMGNQRRSYPAMIEAIAKLREGAIGKIYNSRSYYTNSRESIKKGTPEKPPETLNYELWQGPTPERPYQKNLTPYNWHWVWHYGGGEMANNGPHMLDIVRWGLGVDHPKSVVFNGGRYHFDDDQETPDTGVAVYDFGHCGATLEISSCHARKPTPPPFCEFYGDGGMMTVSSSGYIIFDNNGKEVAKNPGKASDIPHFTNFINSIRLGERLNSEIEEAQKSSMLCHLANIAYRSGKVVQFDGKKITNPEGTEKFWGRTYRPGWEPTV, encoded by the coding sequence ATGTCTTCACCATCGCTGAACCGCCGCCAATTCGTGAAACAAACCGCCGCGCTCGGTGCCATCGCTGTGGCCACGCCGAATCTCTTGCTGGGCCAGGCCAAAGGTGCCAATGCCCGTGTGCGCGTTGGCATCATGGGCTTGGGCCGCGGTCGTGCCCACATTGCTGGCTACTTGGGCGTGCCGAATGTAGAGATCGCTTACCTCTGCGATGTAGACTCCGCCAAGCTGGCTGCCGTGGCGAAGGACTTGGAGAAATTTCAATCGAGCAAGCCCAAGACGGTCACCGATTTCCGCGAGATTCTGAACGATCCGGAGATTGATGCCATTTCCATCGCCGCACCGAATTATTGGCACACACCCGCCGCCATCCTCGCGTGCAAGGCAGGCAAGCATGTGTATGTGGAAAAACCCGGCAGCCACAATGCGCATGAGGCCGGACTCATCGTCGCAGCTGCGCGTAAGTACAATCGCAATGTGCAGATGGGCAACCAGCGGCGCAGTTATCCGGCGATGATTGAAGCCATCGCCAAGCTACGCGAAGGGGCTATCGGCAAGATCTATAATTCGCGTTCGTACTACACGAACAGCCGCGAGAGCATCAAAAAGGGCACGCCAGAGAAACCGCCGGAAACGTTGAATTATGAGCTCTGGCAAGGCCCGACCCCGGAGCGGCCTTACCAGAAGAACCTCACACCGTACAACTGGCATTGGGTCTGGCACTACGGCGGTGGCGAGATGGCGAACAATGGTCCGCACATGCTGGACATCGTTCGCTGGGGCCTCGGCGTGGATCACCCGAAGAGCGTGGTCTTCAACGGCGGCCGCTATCATTTCGATGACGACCAGGAAACGCCCGATACCGGAGTGGCCGTCTATGACTTCGGTCATTGCGGTGCCACGCTCGAGATATCGAGCTGCCATGCGCGCAAACCAACACCGCCACCATTCTGCGAGTTTTATGGCGATGGCGGCATGATGACCGTTTCCAGCTCGGGTTACATCATCTTCGATAACAACGGCAAAGAGGTGGCCAAGAATCCGGGCAAAGCGAGTGACATCCCGCACTTCACGAACTTCATCAATTCCATCCGTCTCGGCGAACGCCTGAACTCGGAGATCGAGGAAGCGCAAAAGAGCTCCATGCTGTGCCACTTGGCGAACATCGCCTATCGCAGCGGCAAGGTCGTCCAGTTCGATGGAAAGAAGATCACCAATCCGGAAGGCACCGAGAAATTCTGGGGTCGCACCTATCGCCCCGGCTGGGAGCCGACGGTATAA